One window of the Eucalyptus grandis isolate ANBG69807.140 chromosome 8, ASM1654582v1, whole genome shotgun sequence genome contains the following:
- the LOC120287210 gene encoding S-protein homolog 4-like, with product MVPSARILLVLVAIMALHQVNAAGIFAGIFDVFRVYVQITNKLPGRVTLRVHCQSKDDDLGFHNIAPNKYWGFKFFPKIYGTLFFCSVKWPGHFHYFNAYDDSLIEHGLGRWTIKPEGPCVHSHLPDVLYTDCRKWNS from the coding sequence ATGGTCCCATCGGCAAGAATCCTTCTCGTGCTAGTGGCCATTATGGCTCTCCATCAAGTTAACGCTGCTGGCATATTTGCTGGCATATTTGATGTCTTCAGAGTTTATGTACAAATCACCAACAAATTACCAGGAAGAGTGACGCTCAGAGTCCATTGCCAATCTAAGGACGACGATCTAGGGTTCCACAACATCGCTCCCAATAAGTATTGGGGCTTTAAATTCTTCCCGAAGATTTACGGTACACTCTTCTTTTGCAGCGTGAAGTGGCCGGGTCATTTCCACTATTTTAATGCATACGATGACTCGCTCATCGAGCACGGTTTAGGTCGTTGGACAATAAAACCGGAGGGTCCATGTGTGCACAGCCATCTACCAGATGTGCTTTACACTGATTGCAGGAAGTGGAACTCCTGA